One part of the Candidatus Borreliella tachyglossi genome encodes these proteins:
- a CDS encoding M23 family metallopeptidase has translation MKDKIIFKIILFFKGLVKGFYVGFNSFFNLLNNVYSFFRQNISFMIIPHVKGDIRNIKISFLTLFLFFLFFLVIFVGFVLLAVNYVTLKSIVKSTEKNYSLAESEIEDFRNTVVEINSVAGNFSKILDELRVSLKIKESNIDMSRNKLDGDLADFLDLQVLDANAIKELSDLKNVKDTIEGSIPPLKSIVKLLHSQNKLLDDIPSLWPIVKGDGIISLHFGPAVEPFTRQWYIHKGIDLAGVRIGTAIVAAADGEIVRASYQSTGYGNFVQIKHKYGLSTLYAHMSRLNATKGSYVKKGQIIGFLGQTGYSTGPHLHYEVRIGSQVVNPDMYLNLATGASK, from the coding sequence ATGAAAGACAAAATAATATTTAAAATTATATTGTTTTTTAAGGGATTGGTTAAGGGGTTTTATGTAGGTTTTAATTCTTTCTTTAATCTCCTGAATAATGTTTATTCTTTTTTTAGACAAAATATTAGCTTTATGATTATTCCTCATGTTAAAGGAGATATTAGGAATATAAAAATTTCTTTCTTAACTTTATTTCTATTTTTTTTATTTTTTCTTGTTATTTTTGTGGGATTTGTTTTGCTTGCTGTTAATTATGTTACTCTTAAATCGATTGTTAAGTCTACTGAGAAGAATTATTCACTTGCGGAATCTGAGATTGAGGATTTTAGGAACACAGTTGTAGAAATTAATTCTGTTGCTGGTAATTTTTCTAAAATTTTAGATGAGCTTAGAGTTTCCTTAAAAATAAAGGAAAGTAATATTGATATGAGTCGGAACAAGTTAGATGGGGATCTTGCTGATTTTCTTGATTTGCAAGTATTGGATGCTAATGCAATCAAAGAATTGAGTGATCTTAAAAATGTTAAAGATACAATAGAGGGTTCAATTCCTCCTCTTAAGAGCATAGTTAAATTACTTCATTCTCAAAATAAATTACTAGATGATATTCCTTCGCTTTGGCCTATTGTTAAAGGTGATGGTATTATTTCTTTGCATTTTGGACCGGCTGTTGAGCCTTTTACTAGGCAGTGGTATATTCATAAGGGCATAGATCTTGCAGGGGTAAGAATTGGCACCGCTATTGTGGCAGCTGCTGATGGTGAGATTGTTAGAGCTAGTTATCAATCAACAGGTTATGGTAACTTTGTTCAAATTAAACATAAGTATGGACTCTCAACTCTTTATGCGCATATGTCTCGTTTAAATGCTACTAAGGGTTCCTATGTTAAGAAAGGGCAAATAATTGGCTTTCTTGGTCAGACGGGGTATTCAACAGGACCTCATCTTCACTATGAGGTTCGAATAGGGTCTCAAGTTGTAAATCCTGATATGTATTTAAATTTAGCAACGGGAGCTTCAAAATAG
- the rdgB gene encoding RdgB/HAM1 family non-canonical purine NTP pyrophosphatase yields MKTLFFATTNINKINEVKKILNIPNIKLEIPKNFDVQETGKTFQENSLLKAKALFEILGRKQHVFSEDSGLCIEALNLEPGIYSKRYDKHKLGKKLSTNEKNQLIIDLMKHKKNRTAYFVCSVSYISVDGAITNFEGMLHGSIALDFDYYQKNGFGYDPIFLTHNNERLSGLSLSEKNKISHRGIAFAKFKEFITQSLA; encoded by the coding sequence ATGAAAACATTATTTTTTGCAACTACTAATATAAACAAAATAAATGAAGTAAAAAAGATTTTAAATATACCTAACATTAAACTAGAAATTCCTAAAAATTTTGATGTACAAGAGACAGGTAAAACTTTTCAAGAAAATTCTTTACTAAAAGCAAAAGCTTTATTTGAAATTCTGGGTAGAAAACAACATGTTTTTAGTGAAGATTCTGGGTTATGCATTGAAGCCTTAAATCTGGAACCTGGAATTTATTCTAAAAGATATGACAAACATAAATTAGGAAAGAAACTTAGCACTAATGAAAAAAATCAACTCATTATAGATTTAATGAAGCATAAAAAAAATAGAACTGCTTATTTCGTATGTAGCGTTAGCTACATCTCTGTAGATGGAGCAATAACCAACTTTGAAGGTATGCTTCATGGTAGCATCGCTCTGGATTTTGATTACTACCAAAAGAATGGATTTGGATACGACCCAATCTTTTTAACTCATAACAATGAAAGACTAAGTGGGCTGAGTCTTTCAGAAAAAAACAAAATATCTCACAGAGGAATTGCATTTGCTAAATTTAAAGAATTTATAACGCAATCCTTAGCTTAA
- the pepF gene encoding oligoendopeptidase F, protein MIDRCKVNENDKWDLSSLFTSAEEYKKKIKEIKLKLQDFKKYENLEFDINIFKQALNEYYEIEEELERTTYYTHIQLETDISDKNSNELRAMNVNLETEASNAISFFIPKILKTDLRQIKEWLEDIELKDKKIAIEKILRSKEHILSESEEKILANYTSLYSSYNDIFSSLTNADMVFGEIDGKPLTNSTYSLFLQNENQEIRREAFIKFYKEYKKHENTLASILIADINKNKFLAKTRKFEDTISMNLFQNNIDKKVYTNLIETVNENLSVLHEYYEFRKNALKQDYLNHYDVYVPLTKDTKFKNSFKESCDIILNSLEILGSEYTEVLRKGFFEERWVDIYENKGKRSGAFSAGSYNGKPYILMNYKDESIREMFTLAHEAGHSMHSYFSIKNNPFPHYRYSIFEAEIASTVNEQILADYLLKSEKDIEKIKYIKLSQIDDLLATFFRQTMFAEFEYIIHEMINKDEPVVKDTLKTTYTLLLKKYFGPSLKFEENSPLECLRIPHFYSPFYVYQYATGITAALLIYENIKNNKKDATKNYIGFLKTGGSKYPLESLKVAEVDLTLKSTIKNTINIFKERLENVKKLF, encoded by the coding sequence ATGATAGACAGATGCAAAGTTAATGAAAATGATAAGTGGGATTTATCTTCTCTATTTACAAGTGCCGAAGAATATAAAAAAAAAATCAAAGAAATAAAATTAAAGCTTCAAGACTTCAAAAAATATGAAAATCTAGAATTTGATATTAACATATTTAAGCAGGCGTTAAATGAGTATTATGAAATTGAAGAAGAACTGGAGCGAACAACATATTATACTCATATCCAACTAGAAACAGATATAAGTGATAAAAACTCAAATGAGCTTCGTGCAATGAATGTTAACCTAGAAACAGAAGCATCCAATGCTATTTCATTTTTTATTCCCAAAATATTAAAAACAGATCTAAGACAAATAAAAGAGTGGCTTGAGGACATAGAACTTAAAGATAAAAAAATAGCCATTGAAAAAATACTCAGATCAAAAGAGCACATTTTAAGTGAAAGCGAAGAGAAAATACTTGCCAACTACACATCTCTTTATTCATCTTATAATGATATATTCTCTTCATTAACAAATGCCGACATGGTATTTGGTGAAATTGATGGCAAGCCTTTAACTAATTCCACCTACAGCTTATTCCTTCAGAATGAAAATCAAGAAATACGAAGAGAAGCTTTCATAAAATTTTACAAAGAATATAAAAAACATGAAAATACATTAGCCAGCATTTTAATTGCTGATATAAATAAAAATAAATTTTTGGCCAAAACAAGAAAATTTGAAGACACTATTTCAATGAATCTTTTTCAAAACAATATTGACAAGAAAGTTTATACAAATTTAATTGAAACAGTTAATGAAAACTTGTCCGTACTTCATGAATATTACGAATTTAGAAAAAACGCACTCAAACAAGATTATCTTAACCACTATGATGTTTATGTTCCTCTAACAAAAGACACTAAATTTAAAAATTCCTTCAAAGAATCTTGTGATATAATCTTAAACTCTCTTGAAATATTAGGAAGTGAGTATACCGAAGTGCTTAGAAAAGGATTTTTTGAAGAGCGTTGGGTTGACATATATGAGAATAAAGGAAAAAGATCAGGTGCTTTTAGTGCTGGCTCGTACAATGGCAAACCTTATATACTAATGAACTACAAAGATGAATCAATAAGAGAAATGTTCACCTTGGCTCATGAGGCCGGACATTCCATGCATTCTTACTTCAGCATCAAAAATAATCCATTTCCTCACTATCGATATTCTATTTTTGAAGCAGAAATAGCATCCACAGTAAATGAACAAATACTTGCAGACTACCTACTCAAGAGCGAAAAAGATATTGAAAAAATAAAATATATTAAACTAAGCCAAATCGATGACTTACTTGCAACATTCTTTAGACAAACAATGTTTGCTGAATTTGAATATATTATTCATGAAATGATTAATAAAGACGAACCAGTGGTAAAAGATACACTAAAAACAACTTACACACTCTTACTTAAAAAATATTTCGGCCCAAGTCTTAAGTTTGAAGAAAATAGCCCTCTTGAATGCCTTAGAATCCCTCATTTCTACTCACCATTCTATGTATATCAATATGCAACAGGAATTACAGCAGCTCTTTTGATATATGAAAATATAAAGAATAACAAAAAAGATGCAACTAAAAATTACATAGGATTTTTAAAGACAGGAGGTTCAAAATATCCCTTGGAATCTTTAAAAGTTGCCGAAGTTGATTTAACTTTAAAATCAACAATAAAAAATACAATTAATATATTTAAAGAACGTCTCGAGAATGTGAAGAAATTATTCTAA
- the pcsA gene encoding phosphatidylcholine synthase, which translates to MKNLNLILAWTVHILTASGLIVSLYSIISIINGDYSLLLNLTIIGLFIDGIDGTLARKFKVKDLIPTIDGALLDNIVDYINYTFIPTIFLYYGNFIRNEYKIMICIGILFASAYQFSRTDSKTSDDYFRGFPSLWNFLIIFNIIFTVKEITNLIIILACIALSFAPIKFIYPTKTKEFKYLTIFLTIITSFTIILTIFARLPEVYLDVSKILIFFYLTYIILVSIYLNYTTGKK; encoded by the coding sequence TTGAAAAACTTAAATCTTATTTTAGCTTGGACAGTACATATTTTAACGGCCTCTGGACTAATAGTTAGTCTTTATTCAATAATCTCCATAATAAATGGAGATTATTCCCTTTTATTAAATCTTACAATTATTGGGCTCTTTATTGATGGAATTGATGGAACACTAGCAAGAAAATTTAAGGTAAAAGACTTAATACCAACAATAGACGGTGCTTTACTGGACAATATTGTAGACTATATAAACTACACATTTATTCCCACAATATTTCTTTATTACGGCAACTTCATAAGAAATGAATACAAAATAATGATTTGTATTGGAATTTTATTTGCATCAGCATACCAATTTTCAAGAACAGATTCAAAAACTAGCGATGATTACTTTAGAGGATTTCCATCCTTATGGAATTTTCTAATAATTTTTAACATAATCTTTACTGTAAAAGAAATTACAAATCTTATTATCATACTAGCATGTATTGCTCTCAGTTTCGCACCTATTAAATTTATTTACCCAACAAAAACAAAAGAATTTAAGTATTTAACAATTTTTTTAACAATAATAACTTCTTTCACAATAATCCTTACAATCTTTGCAAGATTGCCAGAAGTCTATTTAGATGTATCAAAAATATTAATATTTTTTTACCTTACATACATAATCTTAGTTAGCATATACCTAAATTACACAACAGGGAAAAAATAA
- a CDS encoding DedA family protein has protein sequence MHIILEFIDLNIAYAPIVFFVLLILAGLNIPISEDAIVIMGGVLSSRKNEYTILIFLGIFWGAYLGDIVSFYIGRFLVDKLLKQKTKANKIIDKMNYYYGQYGSLTLFFGRFIPFGIRNAIFMAAGMGNMRPIHFIVADFFAAMVSITIYFTLSFKIGGSFKVILSKIKIILLLAFIILAIVLLIIYIIRGKKIQKVDKHFE, from the coding sequence GTGCATATAATACTAGAATTTATAGACTTAAATATAGCTTATGCCCCAATAGTATTTTTTGTACTACTTATCCTTGCGGGCTTGAATATTCCAATCTCTGAGGACGCAATAGTAATAATGGGCGGAGTACTTTCTAGCCGAAAAAATGAATACACAATCTTAATATTTCTAGGAATTTTTTGGGGAGCCTATCTTGGCGACATAGTTTCATTCTATATAGGAAGATTTTTAGTAGACAAATTATTGAAACAAAAAACAAAAGCAAACAAAATCATCGATAAAATGAATTACTATTATGGGCAATACGGAAGTTTAACTCTATTCTTTGGGAGATTTATTCCATTTGGAATAAGAAATGCAATATTTATGGCAGCAGGAATGGGTAACATGCGACCCATTCATTTTATCGTAGCTGACTTTTTTGCAGCTATGGTATCAATCACAATTTACTTTACATTAAGTTTTAAAATAGGCGGATCCTTTAAAGTGATATTATCTAAAATCAAAATAATACTATTATTAGCATTTATCATACTAGCAATAGTGTTATTAATTATTTATATTATAAGGGGAAAAAAAATACAAAAAGTTGACAAACATTTTGAATAA
- the leuS gene encoding leucine--tRNA ligase, with product MLEYNFKKIEKKWQHYWDQNKTYRAEEDLSIPKEKRVYILDMFPYPSANGLHVGHPEGYTATDIVSRYKFLNGFNVLHPIGFDSFGLPAENYAIQTGEHPKKITEENIARFRKQIKALGFAYDWDREIRTHDESYYKWTQWIFLKLYKKGLAYTKEMPVWYCPDLGTVLSNEEVLQTPHGPKSERGLHKVERKLLRQWILKITEYADRLIEDLEELDWPESVKEMQKNWIGKSTGVEIEFEVKESEEKIKVFTTRPDTLFGITYLVLAPESTIVERITKDELKAIISEYRSRESLKSDLERTSLEKDKTGVFTGAYAINPITQEEIPIWIGSYVLGTYGTGAVMGVPAHDERDFGFAKKYNLEIKQVVSKTGNNSILEKPVIEDGISINTPEGFNTLQTAEVKRKVIEWLTENKKGQKKVNYKLRDWIFSRQRYWGEPIPIMLDDDLNEIPLEEDELPLRLPEIENYKPSGTGESPLARSKEWVNVKHNGKAYKRETNTMPQWAGSCWYYMRYLDPTNEKEFASKEKINYWMPVDLYIGGAEHSVLHLLYARFWHKVLYDLGYVNTKEPFKKLINQGMITSFAYQDNNGILIPNDEVEERDNKFFSKSNKKELKQIVAKMSKSLKNIVNPDDIIKEYGADSMRIYEMFMGPLTDSKPWNTKGLIGIFRFLNKIWTLKRKELTKEVAPKDIVSELHKTIKKVTEDIENLNFNTAISSLMILINDLLKHDKNYLEIFKPLTIILSPFAPHLGEELWEYMGERPSIFKTAKWPQYDPNLIIDYEKEIVLQVNGKIRDKIILNKGINEETLKEIALKNNKIMQNLENKEILKIVTVKDKLINIVTR from the coding sequence ATGCTTGAATACAACTTTAAGAAAATAGAAAAAAAATGGCAGCATTATTGGGATCAAAATAAAACATATAGAGCTGAGGAAGATCTTAGTATTCCTAAGGAGAAAAGGGTTTACATTCTTGATATGTTTCCCTACCCTTCCGCTAATGGACTTCATGTCGGCCACCCGGAAGGTTACACTGCAACTGATATAGTATCAAGATACAAATTCTTAAATGGGTTTAATGTACTCCATCCAATAGGATTCGATAGTTTTGGACTACCCGCAGAGAATTATGCAATACAAACGGGAGAGCATCCCAAAAAAATAACAGAAGAAAACATTGCAAGATTTAGAAAACAAATTAAAGCATTAGGATTCGCATACGATTGGGATAGAGAAATTAGAACTCACGACGAGAGTTACTATAAATGGACACAATGGATCTTTTTAAAATTATATAAAAAAGGTTTGGCTTACACAAAAGAAATGCCTGTTTGGTACTGTCCTGATCTTGGAACAGTACTGTCAAATGAAGAAGTTCTTCAAACACCTCACGGTCCAAAATCCGAACGAGGCCTCCATAAGGTAGAGAGAAAACTATTAAGGCAATGGATATTAAAAATCACAGAATACGCAGATAGACTAATTGAGGATCTCGAAGAGCTCGACTGGCCTGAATCTGTTAAGGAAATGCAGAAAAATTGGATTGGAAAATCAACAGGAGTTGAGATCGAATTTGAAGTAAAGGAAAGTGAAGAGAAGATAAAAGTATTTACGACAAGACCAGACACACTCTTTGGAATAACATACTTAGTACTCGCACCAGAGAGTACTATAGTAGAAAGAATAACAAAAGATGAGCTTAAGGCTATTATATCAGAATACAGAAGTAGAGAATCCCTTAAAAGTGATCTTGAAAGAACTTCCCTTGAAAAAGATAAGACAGGGGTCTTCACGGGTGCATATGCTATAAACCCAATAACTCAAGAAGAAATTCCAATCTGGATAGGTAGCTATGTACTTGGAACTTACGGAACTGGCGCTGTGATGGGTGTCCCAGCACATGATGAAAGAGATTTTGGATTTGCAAAAAAATATAATCTAGAAATAAAACAAGTGGTCTCAAAAACAGGAAATAACAGCATATTGGAAAAACCAGTAATCGAAGACGGAATTTCAATTAACACACCTGAAGGATTTAATACCCTACAAACTGCCGAAGTAAAACGCAAAGTAATAGAATGGCTTACTGAAAACAAAAAGGGTCAAAAAAAGGTCAACTATAAACTGAGAGACTGGATTTTCTCAAGGCAGAGATATTGGGGTGAGCCCATTCCTATTATGCTTGATGACGACTTAAATGAAATACCATTGGAAGAAGACGAATTGCCTTTAAGACTTCCAGAAATAGAAAATTATAAGCCATCAGGCACAGGTGAATCTCCTTTGGCAAGATCTAAGGAATGGGTTAATGTTAAACATAATGGGAAAGCATATAAAAGAGAAACAAACACTATGCCTCAATGGGCAGGTTCCTGCTGGTATTATATGCGTTATCTTGATCCAACCAATGAAAAAGAATTTGCAAGCAAAGAAAAAATTAATTACTGGATGCCTGTTGACCTTTACATTGGTGGCGCTGAGCACTCCGTATTACACCTACTCTACGCAAGATTTTGGCACAAAGTACTCTATGATCTAGGATATGTTAATACAAAGGAACCTTTTAAGAAGCTCATAAATCAAGGTATGATAACGTCATTTGCATATCAAGACAATAATGGTATTTTAATTCCTAATGACGAGGTGGAAGAACGAGACAATAAATTTTTTTCCAAAAGCAATAAAAAGGAACTAAAACAAATAGTTGCGAAAATGTCAAAATCATTAAAAAATATAGTAAATCCAGATGATATTATTAAGGAATATGGCGCAGATTCAATGAGAATCTATGAAATGTTCATGGGTCCTTTAACTGATTCAAAACCTTGGAATACAAAAGGCCTCATTGGAATTTTCAGATTTTTAAACAAAATCTGGACTCTTAAGAGAAAGGAACTAACAAAAGAGGTAGCCCCAAAAGATATAGTATCTGAACTTCATAAAACAATAAAAAAAGTAACAGAAGATATAGAAAATCTAAATTTTAACACTGCAATATCATCGTTAATGATATTAATAAACGATCTTTTAAAACATGATAAAAACTACTTAGAAATTTTTAAGCCTCTTACTATTATCCTATCGCCATTTGCACCTCACTTAGGCGAAGAATTGTGGGAATACATGGGTGAAAGGCCTAGTATATTTAAAACTGCAAAGTGGCCTCAATATGATCCAAATCTCATTATTGACTATGAAAAAGAAATTGTGTTGCAAGTCAATGGTAAAATAAGAGATAAAATTATCTTAAATAAGGGAATAAATGAAGAAACTCTTAAAGAAATTGCACTAAAAAATAATAAAATCATGCAAAATCTAGAAAACAAAGAAATACTAAAGATAGTCACGGTTAAGGATAAACTTATAAATATAGTAACAAGATAA
- a CDS encoding efflux RND transporter permease subunit — translation MDLENLSIRYRVFIFLVFALITINLGFFLKNIEFDSNILKLIPKTKETERIINIDESNSLLSTIVIFEDKKSIFTKETFSKINKVANDIVSILKVPPNSVTSIFTYFPQFKKDTYTDEDVVEIRKKVNSTSFVRNLFLNNDETLIYFIIVPTESDKVDFSRSLKSELEEMEAVIKNYETDDLKLYLTGDLVVREKILNYMVDDFKFLGPLATLVVILSLYVIVGNVLGAIIPVLIATFALIWTFGIKGFVKSPITVPETTMIVLLISIGCADAVHIINGILKRIKKEPFSEKTVIATIKTLRVPILLTSLTTAFGFLSLMASSIHAYRAMGIFMAVGVIIAMVMSLLVLPGILVQIPFKHIRSKENKKFKHCLLDRCALINQTITEWMLNHKYISSIITLIILSISIVGLLNIEINFDEKDYFQEHTSVKQTLNLMQREIGGMSIVKIEIKGKPDEFKNAKIMQNLDLITDKIDIYTDKTQAISINGIIRFMNFKFKKENPKEYRLPENQSILNKLILLISRSNSIKKMTTMYVNDDWSQISIIVRIDKNSSAEIKNFADYANNLLKEHMPGYEYHFSGAYDKILISKTMVVEQITNIITTLSAITILLILFFKSIRTGIIIAIPVAWSVFLNFAVMRLFGITLNPATATIASVSMGVGVDYSIHFFNAFILNYQKIKDYKKALLKSIPIVFNGILANSISVGIGFLTLLFSTYKIIATLGAIIAFTMITTSLASLTLLPLLIYLFKPTVKTLKLHNKTIKA, via the coding sequence ATGGATTTGGAAAATCTAAGTATTAGATACAGAGTCTTCATATTTTTAGTATTTGCATTAATAACAATTAATCTAGGATTTTTTTTAAAAAACATAGAATTTGATTCAAATATTCTAAAACTTATTCCAAAAACCAAAGAAACTGAAAGAATAATAAATATAGACGAAAGTAATTCACTCTTATCAACAATAGTAATATTTGAAGACAAAAAAAGCATCTTTACTAAAGAAACCTTTAGCAAAATTAATAAAGTAGCAAATGACATAGTTAGTATATTAAAGGTACCACCCAACTCTGTTACAAGTATATTCACTTATTTTCCACAGTTTAAAAAAGATACATACACAGACGAGGACGTGGTTGAGATAAGAAAAAAAGTAAATTCAACATCATTCGTAAGGAATTTATTTCTAAACAATGATGAAACTTTAATATATTTCATAATCGTCCCAACAGAAAGTGATAAAGTAGATTTTAGCCGAAGCTTAAAAAGTGAACTTGAGGAAATGGAAGCTGTAATTAAAAATTATGAAACTGATGATCTTAAACTTTACTTAACAGGGGATCTTGTAGTAAGGGAAAAAATACTCAACTACATGGTTGACGACTTCAAATTTCTAGGTCCCTTAGCGACTCTTGTTGTAATTTTATCGCTTTATGTCATTGTAGGCAATGTACTAGGAGCAATAATTCCTGTACTCATTGCAACATTTGCACTAATTTGGACTTTCGGCATCAAAGGTTTTGTAAAGTCTCCAATTACTGTTCCAGAAACTACGATGATTGTGTTACTTATCTCAATCGGATGTGCTGACGCCGTACATATAATCAATGGAATATTAAAGAGAATAAAAAAAGAACCTTTCTCTGAGAAGACTGTAATAGCTACAATAAAAACACTCAGAGTGCCAATACTTTTAACCTCTCTTACAACCGCTTTTGGTTTTCTGTCACTAATGGCCTCATCAATTCATGCATACAGAGCAATGGGCATTTTTATGGCAGTAGGAGTAATTATTGCAATGGTTATGTCCCTTTTAGTATTACCTGGAATACTAGTTCAAATCCCATTTAAGCATATAAGAAGCAAAGAAAATAAAAAATTTAAACATTGCCTACTTGACAGATGTGCACTAATCAATCAAACAATCACAGAATGGATGCTAAATCATAAGTATATCTCATCTATCATAACTCTAATTATTCTATCAATATCAATTGTAGGTCTCCTCAATATAGAAATTAACTTTGATGAGAAAGATTATTTTCAAGAGCATACAAGTGTAAAACAAACGTTAAATTTAATGCAAAGAGAGATAGGAGGAATGTCTATTGTCAAAATTGAAATTAAGGGAAAGCCTGATGAATTTAAAAACGCAAAAATCATGCAAAATTTGGATTTAATTACAGACAAGATCGACATATACACTGATAAAACACAAGCCATTTCCATAAACGGAATTATAAGATTTATGAACTTCAAATTCAAAAAAGAAAATCCAAAAGAATATAGACTTCCTGAAAATCAATCTATATTAAATAAACTAATACTCTTAATCAGCAGAAGCAATTCTATTAAAAAAATGACAACGATGTATGTCAATGATGATTGGTCTCAAATATCAATTATTGTAAGAATTGACAAAAATTCATCTGCAGAGATAAAAAATTTTGCCGACTATGCTAACAATTTACTTAAAGAACATATGCCAGGATATGAATATCATTTCTCAGGAGCATATGACAAAATACTCATATCTAAAACTATGGTGGTAGAACAAATTACGAATATTATTACAACACTTAGTGCAATAACAATATTGCTAATATTATTCTTTAAATCTATTAGAACTGGAATAATAATTGCAATCCCAGTGGCATGGTCAGTATTCTTAAATTTTGCCGTAATGAGACTTTTTGGCATAACACTAAACCCTGCAACAGCAACCATTGCATCCGTTAGTATGGGCGTAGGAGTGGACTACTCAATTCACTTTTTTAATGCATTCATATTAAATTATCAAAAAATTAAGGATTATAAAAAGGCTTTACTTAAATCAATTCCTATTGTATTTAATGGAATTCTTGCAAATTCAATATCAGTAGGCATAGGATTCTTAACATTATTATTCTCTACCTACAAAATAATCGCAACACTTGGTGCAATTATAGCCTTTACAATGATCACCACATCCCTTGCATCATTAACACTACTCCCATTGCTAATTTATCTATTTAAGCCCACAGTTAAAACACTAAAGTTACATAATAAAACTATAAAAGCATAG